A single Pseudomonas putida DNA region contains:
- a CDS encoding GH36-type glycosyl hydrolase domain-containing protein: MDSPWLNALAYLRRLYAHAGRWRSSPNTFTYESLLRSELYNADQMAEHGLWLAHHHRLSRLPADDALLDRLADNERMLSTSCTALAGALPSSRPALPAAQWLLDNFYLVETQIRIAKRHLPADYSLQLPRLDNGPSTGLPRVYDIALEAISHGDGRIDAESLSRFAEAYQQAATLTLGELWAIPIMLRLALIENLRRVAARVMANWADRDLANVWADRLGVTAERDAKSVVLVVADMARSEPPMTAAFVAELARRLQGHSASLTQPLLWVEQMLSESALSIERYVQLDAQQQAIDQVSISNSISSLRLLSTIDWRLFVEHLSHVEQTLCRDPAAVYPAMDFTSRDHYRHVVERLARHCAFSEAAVARTAIELAQAAGAAHGEEAEHVGFYLAGAGLPLLEQRLAARVPLAERWQRLLHRAPLAFYLVPVALLSCLFAWGFIRAIDLEGWPMAVLAGMAVPILLSTSRLAIGLVNWLVTLTVKPSFLPRLDYSAGIPAEARTLVVVPTLLATADDVEELLEGLEVRFLANRDEHLHFALLSDFMDAREQTRPEDEALLELASKGIRGLNHKYPGPGSERFFLFHRPRIWNNAEGCWMGRERKRGKLAELNAVLRGHGHECFMRIVGNLQTLGHVRYVITLDTDTQLPRGAAHQFVGAMQHPLNRPRFDAHTGCIQAGYAILQPRVGISLPSVSRSRYARLFGSDAGVDPYTQAVSDVYQDLFLSGSFIGKGIYAVDAFEQALEGRFIDNRILSHDLIEGCYAHSGLLSDVQLFEAYPARYSADSKRHHRWIRGDWQLLPWLLPWPRTDTQGLAQSSLSALSRWKIFDNLRRSLEPAALLSLLLWGWLASVTPLAWMLSLLALLLTRPLLDSLLEVLGKTTDVPVSEHLLAALHTSGTYFLRTGLSLAWLPFEAYFSLDAILRTLWRLVVSKRRLLQWNPSREDERSSADTLQAMYREQWGQPVLVLLLGGALAMQPVMLLMASPILALWLLGPALAWWLSRPNSRAEFMPGAEDLAFLHRLARANWAFFDSHVGPADNWLPPDNIQEPPFASIAHRTSPTNMGMALLSHLAAHDFGYLSAGRLFERLAQMLDSMDRLERFRGHFYNWYDTQTLKPLSPLYISSVDSGNLAALLLTLRPGLLEMAETPLLDRRLTQGLLDTFDTLLDVCPSTSCDSPTIKAMREQVWQAHVQAGNEPAALLPMLVEQLQALITQPAAVAPGAQVTDDFAFWLNALYRQCLDLSGELQQLHLPPGNDQQPPAPLSWRHLAQLDTEHWPQPERLAVANVKALARQRIAQAHALASRIETLADMDFTFLYDNHRNLFSIGYNADEHRLDAAFYDLLASEMRLTNFVVIAQGQVPQDSWFALGRLLTSNAGVPVLLSWSGSMFEYLMPLLVMPNYEGTLLDQTCQAAVNRQIEHGRQTGLPWGVSESAYNALDAHFNYQYRAFGVPGLGLKRGLGEDRVVAPYASALALMVAPSAARRNLQRLATLGLAGRFGLYEAVDYSEARLPPGQDAVIIRSFMAHHQGMSFLALTAVLLNKPMQRRFASDPQFQASMLLLQERVPKTAAPYLHTLQAPPVEAAERAAEIRLRVFGEPNRRHPAVQLLSNGRYHVMVNHVGSGYSQRNSLAVTRWHEDTSCNDLGSFCYLRDVASGAYWSTTYQPTRQRTKVQEAIFSDGRAEFRVRERDFDCHTEIAVSPEDDIELRRLHLTNHSDQPRTLELTSYAEVVLAPALSDALHPAFSKLFIQTELIRPLQAILCTRRPRSQQDPVPWMCHVLAVHGANIDALSYETDRARFIGRGRTLARPAALDRSTEALSGSAGAVLDPIVAIRCRITLMPGHAATVDLVTGVADSRDACLQQVAKYRDQHLADRVFDLAWPHSQVLLHQLNGSLTDARLFEQMAASVLYPNASLRASGALLASNRRSQSGLWGQGLSGDLPIVLVQIGDPANIHLVKQMVLAHAYWRQKGLALDLVIWNEDQAGYRQQLQELIMGIVASGSEAALLDRPGGIFVRPAQQLSSEDRLLTLSVARLVLDDRLGTLAEQLHLRRQPPVPPALQASAPNPRPSTASHLPLEHAALMLRNPYGGFSADGREYVIPLLPGTPPPAPWVNILANPQFGCVVSEVGSAYTWYENAHEYRLTPWHNDPVADPSGEAFYLRDEDSGEYWSPTPQPCPGPGRYRTRHGFGYSVFEYAEDGLNTELWVHVALDDPVKFSRLKVHNTSARVRRLSVTCFAEWVLGDLRRRTAMHVVSETDPVSGAMFARNSFAVEFSTQVAFLDCDLPVQCQTCDRSEFLGPNGDCHAPLGMRQTRLSGRTGGGLDPCAALQVALQLEPGESHEVVFRLGAAQDASAATRCVQQYRGLQAARDTLDKVRAYWRRTLETVQIETPEPELDVLANGWLMYQVIACRFWARSGYYQSGGAIGFRDQLQDSMAMVHAAPKAVRQHLLTCAAHQYAEGDVQHWWHPPLQRGVRTHCSDDLLWLPLAASRYVEVTGDYSVLDEPVGYLQGRALNAGEESYYDLPAHSELVESLYQHCQRAIAHALQCGVHGLPLMGSGDWNDGMNRVGEQGKGESVWLGFFGHEVLRAFGSVALRHGDSGFALQCANQAGVLAEKLEAHAWDGGWYRRAWFDDGQLLGSANNQECRIDSLAQSWAVLSGVASPERARQAMAALDNYLVRRDIGIVKLLDPPFDQGDLDPGYIKGYLPGVRENGGQYTHAAIWASMAYARLGDSLEAWELLRLINPVRQGCSTLIDTYKVEPYVMAADVYAVAPHAGRGGWTWYSGSAGWMYRLIIESLLGLKRNGDTLRLEPLLPAGWPGYVLHYRFGSTWYRIEVCNGNCNELALSLDGEALAEAWLQLEDDGLLHHVMAQCQSCSLPIN, from the coding sequence CAGCAGCAAGCCATCGATCAGGTCTCCATCAGTAACAGCATCAGCAGCCTGCGACTGCTGTCGACCATCGATTGGCGACTGTTCGTCGAGCACTTGAGCCATGTGGAGCAGACACTGTGCCGCGACCCGGCCGCCGTCTACCCAGCCATGGACTTCACCAGCCGCGACCATTACCGGCACGTTGTCGAACGCCTGGCACGCCACTGCGCCTTCAGCGAAGCCGCCGTGGCACGCACGGCTATCGAACTGGCCCAGGCGGCGGGGGCCGCACACGGTGAAGAGGCCGAACATGTGGGCTTTTACCTGGCAGGTGCCGGGCTGCCGTTGCTGGAGCAGCGCCTGGCTGCGCGGGTGCCGCTGGCCGAGCGGTGGCAGCGCCTGTTGCACCGGGCACCGCTAGCGTTCTATCTGGTGCCTGTGGCCCTGCTGTCCTGCCTGTTTGCGTGGGGTTTCATACGCGCCATCGACTTGGAGGGATGGCCCATGGCAGTGCTCGCCGGCATGGCCGTGCCGATACTGCTGAGCACCAGCCGCTTGGCCATCGGCCTGGTGAACTGGCTGGTGACCCTGACCGTCAAACCGTCCTTCCTGCCGCGGTTGGACTACTCCGCCGGCATTCCTGCAGAGGCCCGCACATTGGTGGTGGTCCCAACCCTGCTGGCCACTGCCGACGATGTCGAGGAACTGCTCGAAGGGCTGGAGGTACGCTTCCTGGCTAACCGTGACGAGCATCTGCACTTCGCCTTGCTCAGCGACTTCATGGATGCCCGCGAGCAGACACGGCCCGAAGACGAAGCACTGCTCGAGCTCGCCAGCAAAGGCATCCGGGGGCTCAACCACAAGTATCCTGGCCCTGGCAGCGAGCGCTTTTTTCTGTTTCACCGGCCACGCATATGGAACAACGCCGAAGGCTGCTGGATGGGGCGCGAGCGCAAACGCGGCAAGCTCGCCGAGCTGAACGCGGTGTTGCGCGGCCACGGCCACGAGTGCTTCATGCGCATCGTCGGCAACCTGCAAACCCTCGGCCACGTGCGCTATGTCATCACCCTGGACACCGACACCCAGCTGCCTCGCGGTGCCGCCCATCAATTTGTCGGCGCCATGCAGCACCCGCTGAACCGCCCGCGCTTCGACGCACATACCGGTTGTATCCAGGCAGGTTATGCAATCCTGCAACCGAGGGTGGGCATCAGCCTGCCGAGTGTATCGCGCTCGCGCTATGCGCGGCTGTTTGGCAGCGACGCCGGGGTCGACCCCTACACACAGGCTGTTTCGGATGTATACCAGGACCTGTTTCTCAGCGGCTCGTTCATCGGCAAAGGCATCTATGCAGTGGATGCCTTCGAGCAGGCCCTGGAGGGCCGCTTCATTGACAACCGCATACTTAGCCATGACCTGATCGAGGGTTGCTACGCTCACTCTGGTCTGCTCAGCGATGTGCAATTGTTCGAAGCCTACCCGGCCCGTTACAGCGCCGACAGCAAACGCCACCACCGCTGGATACGCGGCGACTGGCAACTACTGCCGTGGCTGCTGCCGTGGCCGCGCACCGACACTCAAGGTCTGGCGCAAAGTTCGCTCAGCGCCCTGTCGCGCTGGAAGATTTTCGACAACCTGCGCCGCAGCCTGGAGCCGGCAGCGCTGCTGTCCCTGCTGCTGTGGGGCTGGTTGGCGAGTGTCACGCCACTTGCCTGGATGTTATCGCTGCTGGCGTTGCTGCTGACGCGCCCACTGCTCGACTCTCTGCTCGAAGTGCTGGGCAAGACCACCGATGTGCCCGTTTCAGAACACCTGCTGGCGGCTTTGCACACGTCTGGCACCTATTTCTTGCGTACCGGTCTGTCTTTGGCCTGGTTACCCTTCGAGGCCTACTTCAGCCTCGATGCCATCCTGCGCACCCTGTGGAGGCTCGTGGTCAGCAAAAGGCGCCTGCTGCAGTGGAACCCCTCGCGCGAAGACGAACGCAGCAGCGCCGACACCCTGCAGGCGATGTACCGTGAGCAATGGGGGCAGCCGGTCCTGGTACTGCTGCTGGGCGGTGCGTTGGCAATGCAGCCAGTGATGCTGCTGATGGCATCGCCGATCCTTGCCCTTTGGCTGCTCGGCCCGGCGCTGGCCTGGTGGCTCAGCCGCCCGAACAGCCGGGCCGAGTTCATGCCAGGGGCTGAAGACCTGGCATTCCTGCATCGACTGGCCCGCGCCAATTGGGCCTTCTTCGACAGCCACGTCGGCCCTGCCGACAACTGGCTGCCGCCCGACAACATTCAGGAGCCACCCTTCGCCAGCATCGCTCATCGCACCTCGCCGACCAACATGGGTATGGCCCTGCTCTCGCACCTGGCGGCCCATGACTTTGGTTACCTCAGTGCCGGTCGTCTTTTCGAACGCCTGGCCCAGATGCTCGACAGCATGGACCGCCTGGAGCGCTTCAGAGGGCACTTCTACAACTGGTACGATACCCAGACCCTCAAGCCGCTGTCGCCGCTCTATATCTCCAGCGTGGACAGCGGAAACCTGGCCGCCCTGTTGCTGACACTCAGGCCCGGGCTGCTGGAAATGGCCGAAACGCCGCTGCTTGACCGGCGCCTGACCCAGGGGTTGCTCGACACCTTCGACACGCTGTTGGACGTCTGCCCCAGCACAAGCTGTGACTCCCCAACGATCAAGGCAATGCGCGAACAGGTGTGGCAGGCCCATGTGCAGGCGGGCAACGAGCCGGCCGCACTGCTGCCGATGCTTGTAGAACAGCTGCAGGCGCTGATCACGCAACCGGCTGCCGTTGCGCCAGGGGCTCAAGTGACTGACGACTTTGCATTCTGGCTAAATGCCCTCTATCGGCAATGCCTGGACCTGAGCGGAGAATTGCAGCAACTGCACCTGCCGCCAGGCAACGATCAGCAGCCCCCGGCCCCGCTGAGCTGGCGCCATCTGGCACAGCTGGACACAGAGCATTGGCCGCAGCCCGAGCGACTTGCCGTGGCCAACGTCAAAGCACTTGCCCGCCAGCGCATCGCCCAGGCGCACGCCCTGGCCAGCCGCATTGAAACCCTGGCCGACATGGACTTCACCTTTCTTTACGACAACCATCGCAACCTGTTCTCCATCGGCTACAACGCCGACGAGCATCGCCTGGATGCCGCGTTCTACGACCTGCTGGCATCAGAGATGCGCCTGACCAACTTCGTGGTCATCGCACAGGGCCAGGTGCCCCAGGACAGCTGGTTCGCACTGGGCCGGCTGCTCACCAGCAATGCTGGCGTTCCTGTGCTGCTTTCCTGGTCCGGCTCGATGTTCGAGTACCTGATGCCGCTGCTGGTGATGCCAAACTATGAGGGCACACTGCTCGACCAGACTTGCCAGGCCGCTGTCAATCGCCAGATCGAACATGGTAGGCAGACTGGCCTGCCCTGGGGCGTCTCGGAGTCGGCCTACAATGCGCTGGACGCGCACTTCAACTACCAGTACCGGGCGTTCGGCGTTCCGGGACTCGGCCTCAAGCGCGGCCTGGGTGAAGACCGGGTGGTGGCCCCTTACGCCAGCGCGCTGGCCTTGATGGTGGCGCCCAGTGCCGCCCGTCGTAACCTGCAACGGCTGGCCACGCTCGGGCTGGCTGGCCGCTTCGGGCTGTACGAAGCCGTGGATTACAGCGAGGCACGCCTGCCGCCCGGGCAGGACGCCGTGATAATCCGCTCCTTCATGGCCCACCACCAGGGCATGAGTTTCCTGGCGCTGACCGCTGTGCTGCTGAACAAGCCCATGCAACGGCGCTTTGCATCTGACCCACAGTTCCAGGCCAGCATGCTGCTTTTACAGGAGCGCGTACCGAAAACGGCTGCCCCGTACCTGCATACCCTCCAGGCCCCGCCCGTGGAGGCCGCCGAGCGCGCCGCCGAGATACGCCTGCGGGTGTTCGGCGAGCCAAACCGGCGCCATCCGGCCGTGCAGCTGCTGTCCAACGGGCGCTATCACGTCATGGTCAATCACGTGGGCAGTGGCTACAGTCAACGCAATTCACTGGCGGTCACTCGCTGGCACGAAGACACTAGCTGCAATGACCTGGGCAGCTTCTGCTACCTGCGCGATGTTGCCAGTGGCGCTTACTGGTCCACCACCTACCAGCCGACGCGGCAACGCACGAAAGTCCAGGAGGCGATCTTCAGCGACGGCCGCGCGGAGTTTCGCGTGCGCGAGCGAGATTTCGACTGCCACACCGAAATTGCCGTGTCGCCCGAGGACGACATCGAACTGCGCCGCCTGCACCTGACCAACCATAGCGACCAGCCCCGCACCCTTGAGCTGACCAGCTACGCTGAAGTGGTGCTGGCACCGGCCTTGAGCGATGCCCTGCACCCGGCCTTCAGCAAGTTGTTCATCCAGACCGAACTGATCCGCCCGCTGCAAGCGATTCTCTGCACGCGGCGGCCGCGCTCGCAACAAGATCCCGTGCCGTGGATGTGCCACGTGCTGGCAGTGCACGGGGCCAACATCGATGCGCTGTCCTACGAAACCGATCGGGCTCGCTTCATAGGCCGTGGGCGGACTCTGGCAAGGCCGGCAGCGCTGGACCGCAGCACCGAGGCTTTGTCCGGCAGCGCAGGGGCCGTGCTGGACCCGATCGTGGCCATCCGCTGCCGCATCACCTTGATGCCCGGCCATGCGGCCACGGTCGATCTGGTCACCGGCGTGGCCGACAGCCGCGACGCCTGCCTGCAACAGGTCGCCAAGTACCGCGACCAACACTTGGCTGACCGGGTGTTCGACCTGGCCTGGCCGCACAGCCAGGTGCTACTGCACCAGCTTAACGGCTCGCTGACCGACGCCCGGCTCTTCGAGCAGATGGCCGCCTCGGTGCTCTACCCCAATGCCAGCCTGCGCGCCAGCGGAGCACTGCTGGCCAGCAACCGGCGAAGCCAGTCCGGCCTGTGGGGCCAGGGCTTGTCCGGTGACCTGCCGATCGTGCTGGTGCAGATCGGCGACCCGGCCAACATCCATCTGGTCAAGCAGATGGTGCTGGCCCATGCCTACTGGCGCCAGAAAGGGCTGGCGCTCGACCTGGTGATCTGGAACGAGGACCAGGCGGGCTACCGCCAGCAACTGCAGGAACTGATCATGGGGATCGTTGCTTCCGGCAGCGAAGCGGCCCTGCTCGACCGCCCCGGCGGCATCTTCGTACGTCCTGCGCAGCAACTGTCCTCCGAGGACCGGCTGCTGACCCTGTCGGTAGCGCGGCTGGTGCTAGATGACAGGCTCGGTACGCTGGCCGAGCAACTGCACCTGCGGCGACAGCCACCGGTTCCCCCAGCCCTCCAGGCCAGTGCGCCTAACCCCAGGCCATCAACCGCCAGCCATCTGCCGCTGGAGCATGCGGCGTTGATGCTGCGCAACCCTTATGGCGGGTTCAGCGCCGACGGCCGCGAATACGTCATCCCGTTGCTTCCTGGCACACCGCCGCCGGCGCCGTGGGTCAACATCTTGGCCAACCCGCAGTTCGGCTGCGTGGTCTCCGAGGTCGGTAGCGCCTATACCTGGTACGAGAACGCTCACGAGTACCGGTTGACGCCCTGGCACAACGACCCGGTCGCCGACCCCAGCGGCGAAGCCTTCTACCTGCGCGACGAAGACAGCGGCGAGTACTGGTCGCCGACCCCGCAGCCCTGCCCGGGCCCTGGCCGTTACCGCACCCGCCATGGCTTTGGCTACAGCGTGTTCGAGTACGCCGAAGACGGCCTAAATACGGAGCTCTGGGTGCATGTTGCACTGGATGACCCGGTCAAGTTCAGCCGGCTCAAGGTGCACAACACCTCAGCTCGGGTACGACGGTTGTCAGTCACTTGCTTCGCCGAGTGGGTACTGGGCGACCTGCGCCGCAGAACCGCCATGCATGTGGTAAGTGAGACTGACCCGGTCAGCGGTGCAATGTTTGCCCGTAACAGTTTCGCAGTGGAGTTTTCCACCCAGGTGGCGTTTCTCGATTGCGACTTGCCCGTGCAGTGCCAGACCTGTGATCGCAGCGAGTTCCTGGGACCCAACGGCGATTGTCATGCACCCTTGGGTATGCGCCAGACGCGGCTGTCGGGACGCACTGGCGGGGGCCTGGACCCGTGCGCGGCGCTGCAGGTGGCGCTGCAGTTGGAGCCTGGCGAAAGTCATGAAGTGGTGTTTCGCCTGGGCGCCGCCCAGGACGCCAGTGCCGCCACCCGCTGCGTCCAGCAATATCGTGGCCTGCAAGCCGCCAGGGACACGCTCGACAAGGTCCGCGCCTACTGGCGACGGACACTGGAAACCGTACAGATCGAGACGCCGGAACCCGAGCTTGATGTGCTGGCCAATGGCTGGTTGATGTACCAAGTGATCGCCTGCCGGTTCTGGGCGCGCAGCGGCTACTACCAGTCTGGGGGCGCCATCGGTTTCCGTGACCAGTTGCAGGACAGCATGGCCATGGTCCATGCAGCCCCGAAGGCGGTGCGCCAACACCTCCTGACCTGCGCCGCTCACCAGTATGCCGAAGGTGATGTACAGCACTGGTGGCACCCACCGCTGCAGCGAGGCGTGCGTACCCACTGCTCGGACGACCTGCTGTGGCTGCCATTGGCAGCCAGCCGCTACGTGGAAGTCACAGGGGACTACAGCGTGCTCGACGAACCGGTCGGCTATCTGCAGGGGCGTGCACTCAATGCCGGTGAGGAGTCCTACTACGATCTGCCCGCGCACTCGGAGCTGGTCGAGAGCCTTTACCAGCATTGCCAGCGCGCCATCGCCCATGCCCTGCAGTGCGGGGTTCACGGCTTGCCGTTGATGGGCAGCGGCGACTGGAATGACGGCATGAACCGGGTCGGCGAACAAGGAAAAGGCGAAAGCGTATGGCTGGGCTTCTTTGGCCACGAGGTGCTGCGGGCTTTCGGCAGCGTCGCCTTGCGACACGGCGACAGTGGCTTTGCGCTGCAGTGCGCCAACCAGGCCGGCGTACTCGCGGAAAAGCTGGAGGCGCATGCCTGGGATGGCGGTTGGTATCGCCGCGCCTGGTTCGACGATGGCCAGTTACTGGGCTCAGCGAACAATCAGGAGTGCCGAATCGACTCGCTGGCGCAAAGCTGGGCCGTGCTGTCCGGGGTCGCCTCGCCCGAACGTGCCCGCCAAGCCATGGCTGCACTGGACAACTACCTGGTACGCCGCGACATCGGCATCGTCAAACTGCTCGACCCACCCTTCGACCAAGGTGACTTGGACCCTGGCTACATCAAAGGCTACCTGCCAGGCGTGCGTGAAAACGGCGGGCAATATACGCATGCGGCCATCTGGGCGAGCATGGCCTATGCACGCCTGGGCGACTCCCTTGAAGCCTGGGAACTGCTGCGCCTGATCAACCCGGTACGTCAGGGCTGCAGCACGTTGATCGACACCTACAAGGTCGAACCCTATGTCATGGCCGCCGATGTCTACGCCGTTGCGCCCCACGCCGGGAGGGGGGGCTGGACCTGGTACAGCGGATCTGCCGGCTGGATGTACCGGTTGATCATCGAAAGTCTGCTAGGCCTGAAACGCAATGGCGACACCCTGCGCCTGGAGCCTCTGTTGCCGGCAGGCTGGCCGGGGTATGTCCTGCACTACCGTTTTGGCAGCACCTGGTACCGCATCGAGGTATGCAACGGCAACTGCAACGAACTGGCCCTGAGCTTGGACGGCGAGGCGCTTGCCGAAGCCTGGCTGCAGCTGGAAGATGATGGGCTCCTGCACCACGTCATGGCCCAGTGCCAGAGCTGCTCCTTGCCCATCAACTGA
- a CDS encoding Crp/Fnr family transcriptional regulator, producing MHPAPPPLQNHLLAALSAETFSRLAPDLEHVNLPLGKALYESGDTLRYVHFPADAIISLLYVMENGASAEISVVGNEGLVGIAVFMGGESTPSRAIVQSAGHAYRLPVQSLKDEFNRHGEMMMLMLRYTQALITQMAQTAVCNRHHSIDQQLCRWLLLSLDRLPGDRLCMTQELIANMLGVRREGVTDAAGKLQRLGVIEYNRGQIKVLDRARLELLSCECYAVVKKETERLLPYMPVP from the coding sequence ATGCATCCCGCTCCCCCACCCTTGCAGAACCACTTGCTGGCTGCACTTTCGGCAGAAACGTTCAGCCGGCTGGCGCCGGACCTGGAGCACGTGAACCTGCCCCTGGGCAAGGCTCTGTACGAGTCCGGCGACACCCTGCGCTATGTCCACTTCCCGGCCGATGCGATCATTTCATTGCTTTATGTGATGGAAAACGGCGCATCAGCCGAAATCTCGGTAGTGGGTAACGAGGGGCTGGTGGGCATCGCCGTGTTCATGGGCGGGGAAAGCACACCCAGCCGGGCCATCGTGCAAAGTGCAGGACATGCCTACCGCCTACCCGTGCAAAGTCTCAAGGACGAGTTCAACCGCCATGGCGAGATGATGATGCTAATGCTGCGCTACACCCAGGCACTGATCACCCAGATGGCGCAAACGGCAGTGTGCAACCGCCATCACTCCATCGACCAGCAATTGTGCCGCTGGTTGCTGCTGTCGCTCGACCGCCTGCCAGGCGATCGCCTGTGCATGACCCAGGAGCTGATCGCCAACATGCTGGGGGTGCGCCGCGAGGGCGTGACGGATGCTGCAGGAAAGCTGCAGCGTCTTGGGGTGATCGAGTACAACCGCGGGCAGATCAAAGTTCTCGACAGGGCACGCTTGGAACTGCTGAGCTGCGAATGTTACGCCGTGGTAAAGAAAGAGACCGAACGCCTGCTGCCCTACATGCCAGTGCCTTGA
- a CDS encoding L,D-transpeptidase family protein, with product MVFLISGTALGETSQIGLSVSAQVSAAAAAPDDIVGQGIQAALEPLASSFPPLITSRKHQRADINRVVFYFYSHRSYRAAWTDGRDITQLLKSLNDIQADGLNPADFRGDELAEAQSFLQASAPTPAQTAAFDIALTRTYITALLQLRRGKVNPSRLDFHWNFDPIGVDPREDVNSFFAALDAHDVARAFAQAPPQEALYSSMREALAQLRQVRDAGGWPKVAEGQSLKPGMDGAVVAQLRARLVAGGYLEPHKGKRNAYDDKVIAAVKKYQVDQYLGVDGVAGAATLAALNVPVEARIDQVRVNMERARWLLYKLHGTFVVVDIAGYKVAFYRDGEPIWRSRVQVGKPVRSTPVFQSEITYITFNPTWTVPPTILVKDMLPKIQQNPGYLAASRIRVLDRAGNELDPANVDWYNARGLTLRQDAGPTNSLGQVVIRFPNDYAIYLHDTPHRELFANPVRTTSSGCIRVENPLQLVELLFNDPVRWNSEGIQKQLANGKTKNIKLPVKVPVLLAYWTVDLSTEGRVTFKPDIYGYDTPLLRQLNLPSVLPALALPQAETTMVVTGQSQI from the coding sequence ATGGTCTTTCTGATCAGCGGCACTGCGCTGGGTGAAACGTCGCAGATCGGCTTGTCGGTGTCTGCGCAGGTCAGTGCGGCGGCTGCAGCGCCTGACGACATCGTTGGACAAGGGATCCAGGCCGCACTTGAACCCCTGGCATCGTCATTTCCCCCCTTGATTACCTCTCGTAAGCATCAACGCGCGGACATCAATCGCGTTGTTTTCTATTTCTACTCCCATCGCAGCTATCGCGCCGCCTGGACAGACGGGCGCGATATCACCCAGTTGCTCAAGAGCCTGAATGACATACAAGCTGACGGCCTGAACCCTGCGGACTTTCGGGGCGACGAGCTGGCCGAGGCTCAATCGTTTTTGCAGGCCTCCGCGCCGACGCCAGCACAAACGGCGGCTTTTGATATCGCGCTGACCCGCACCTACATCACCGCGCTCCTGCAATTGCGGCGCGGCAAGGTCAATCCGTCGCGGCTGGATTTTCATTGGAACTTCGACCCGATCGGTGTTGATCCCCGTGAAGATGTGAACAGTTTCTTTGCTGCCCTGGATGCTCACGATGTGGCCCGTGCGTTCGCCCAGGCGCCGCCGCAAGAGGCGCTTTATAGCAGCATGCGTGAGGCATTGGCGCAGTTGCGTCAGGTTCGCGATGCCGGTGGTTGGCCGAAAGTCGCCGAAGGGCAGTCACTCAAGCCGGGGATGGACGGCGCTGTGGTCGCACAGTTGCGTGCTCGTCTGGTGGCCGGTGGTTATCTGGAGCCGCATAAGGGCAAGCGCAATGCTTACGACGATAAAGTCATTGCTGCGGTGAAGAAGTATCAGGTCGATCAGTATCTTGGCGTGGATGGCGTGGCTGGGGCGGCGACTCTGGCGGCGCTGAATGTGCCTGTCGAGGCACGGATTGATCAGGTCCGGGTGAACATGGAACGGGCGCGCTGGCTGCTCTACAAACTCCATGGCACTTTTGTCGTTGTCGATATCGCCGGCTACAAAGTGGCGTTCTACCGCGACGGCGAACCCATCTGGCGTTCCCGAGTACAGGTCGGCAAGCCTGTACGCAGCACCCCGGTGTTTCAGTCCGAGATCACCTACATCACCTTCAACCCCACCTGGACTGTGCCGCCGACGATTCTTGTCAAGGATATGCTGCCAAAGATTCAGCAGAACCCGGGTTACCTTGCAGCCAGCCGGATCAGGGTCCTTGATCGTGCTGGCAACGAACTCGATCCGGCGAACGTCGACTGGTACAACGCGCGCGGCCTCACGCTGCGCCAGGACGCCGGCCCTACCAACTCGTTAGGGCAGGTGGTCATTCGTTTCCCCAACGACTATGCGATTTACCTGCACGACACGCCGCATCGCGAGTTGTTCGCCAATCCCGTGCGCACCACCAGCTCCGGATGTATTCGGGTGGAGAATCCACTGCAGTTGGTCGAGTTGTTGTTCAACGACCCGGTGCGCTGGAACAGCGAGGGGATTCAAAAGCAGTTGGCCAATGGCAAAACCAAGAACATCAAGCTTCCGGTCAAGGTGCCGGTGTTGCTGGCCTATTGGACGGTCGACTTGAGCACCGAGGGGCGGGTGACGTTCAAGCCCGACATTTATGGCTACGACACGCCGCTATTGCGGCAGTTGAATTTGCCTTCAGTACTGCCCGCCTTGGCGTTGCCGCAGGCAGAAACGACTATGGTGGTCACAGGGCAAAGCCAGATTTAG
- a CDS encoding copper-binding protein, translating to MKKRYLSVALLFAFASGAQAEDAMAGMNMDGMGMKEAQTAPAAHAQGTVKAIDAQVGKVTLMHGPVAALKWPAMTMGFKASTQQLEKLNVGDKVAFDFRMDDSTATIVDIRKE from the coding sequence ATGAAAAAACGCTACCTTAGTGTTGCACTGCTCTTCGCCTTTGCATCAGGCGCGCAAGCTGAAGACGCCATGGCAGGAATGAACATGGATGGAATGGGCATGAAGGAAGCCCAGACAGCACCTGCCGCTCACGCGCAAGGGACGGTAAAGGCCATAGACGCCCAGGTCGGCAAAGTGACCCTGATGCATGGACCGGTGGCGGCGCTGAAATGGCCAGCCATGACCATGGGATTCAAAGCCTCTACGCAGCAGCTCGAAAAATTGAACGTGGGAGATAAGGTAGCGTTTGATTTCAGGATGGACGACAGCACCGCGACGATTGTTGATATACGTAAAGAGTAA